A stretch of the Gossypium hirsutum isolate 1008001.06 chromosome D07, Gossypium_hirsutum_v2.1, whole genome shotgun sequence genome encodes the following:
- the LOC107956600 gene encoding putative transcription factor bHLH086, whose product MALAKDPICSLQTSSFNNGNFDEGGDDHLKKLGGGVNNFQMTSSSSCYSPGSVDSDSFVFRPPHEEVHSLINFKGSSMYDNFIYQYHHGTNYGSLLSFEQNEKAPQSGTYLKRASQKDNYSMWDPRLVEDFSCFETASNFSSKENNGDWLYSESAMDADSIPELRSPGVAGVKRLNTGDSTQALKKQCSNEAKKAKSKSGPSKDPQSIAAKNRRERISERLKILQELVPNGSKVDLVTMLDKAISYVKFLQLQVKVLATDEFWPVQGGKAPDISQVREAIDAILSSSQKDMNSS is encoded by the exons ATGGCACTAGCCAAGGACCCTATTTGCTCACTTCAAACCTCGTCTTTCAATAATGGAAACTTTGATGAAGGTGGTGATGATCACTTGAAAAAGCTTGGCGGTGGTGTCAACAACTTTCAGATGACTAGCTCTTCCTCATGTTACTCTCCGGGTAGTGTTGATTCCGACAGTTTCGTGTTCCGGCCACCGCATGAGGAAGTTCATTCATTGATAAACTTCAAAGGCAGTTCAATGTACGACAACTTCATTTATCAATATCATCATGGGACCAATTATGGATCTCTTCTTAGCTTTGAACAAAACGAGAAGGCTCCGCAAAGCGGTACTTACTTAAAAAGAGCAAGTCAAAAAGATAATTATTCTATGTGGGATCCTCGCTTGGTGGAAGATTTTAGTTGCTTTGAAACAGCTAGCAATTTTAGCTCGAAAGAGAACAATGGAGATTGGTTATACTCTGAATCAGCAATGGATGCTGATAGTATACCGGAGTTACGGTCACCAGGAGTTGCCGGCGTTAAGCGTCTGAATACG GGAGATAGCACTCAAGCTTTGAAGAAACAATGTAGCAATGAAGCTAAGAAGGCTAAATCAAAGTCCGGTCCTTCAAAGGATCCTCAAAGCATTGCAGCCAAG AATCGACGTGAGAGGATCAGTGAGCGGTTGAAGATACTACAAGAACTAGTGCCTAATGGCTCCAAG GTTGATCTAGTTACCATGCTGGATAAAGCAATTAGCTATGTCAAGTTCCTTCAATTACAAGTGAAG GTGTTGGCAACAGATGAATTTTGGCCAGTTCAAGGAGGGAAAGCACCTGATATTTCACAAGTTAGAGAAGCCATTGATGCTATACTCTCATCATCACAGAAAGATATGAATTCAAGCTAA
- the LOC107956599 gene encoding probable calcium-binding protein CML28, whose protein sequence is MDDEEKANNDRIFKRFDVNGDGKISAAELGEALKALGCVSVEEVSKMMSEMDTDGDGFISYEEFIAFAAANRGLMKDVAKIL, encoded by the coding sequence atggaTGATGAAGAGAAGGCTAACAATGATCGCATTTTCAAACGTTTCGATGTGAACGGGGACGGAAAAATCTCTGCAGCAGAGCTCGGAGAAGCATTGAAGGCGCTCGGCTGTGTCTCGGTGGAAGAAGTTTCGAAGATGATGTCTGAAATGGATACTGATGGCGACGGCTTCATTTCATACGAGGAGTTCATTGCGTTCGCCGCTGCCAACCGGGGCCTAATGAAGGATGTTGCTAAAATATTGTAG
- the LOC107953913 gene encoding probable fructokinase-6, chloroplastic encodes MAALYSTSSCFCGSLGSYPVHKSVKLGHGKVRDSGFYFPHRFQCATPKLHVQAKALSVDGLPEIMDSSLVVCFGEMLIDFVPTISGLSLAEAPAFKKAPGGAPANVAVGIARLGGSSAFIGKVGEDEFGYMLADILKENNVNNEGMRFDPGARTALAFVTLRSDGEREFMFYRNPSADMLLQENELDFDLITKATIFHYGSISLITEPCKSAHIAAAKVAKDAGVVLSYDPNLRLPLWPSAESARKGILSIWDTADIIKVSEEEISFLTQGEDPYDDAVVRKLFHLNLKLLLVTEGADGCRYYTQEFSGKVKGLKVEAVDTTGAGDAFVAGTLSQLASDLSLIQDEDRLRNALKFSNVCGALTVTERGAIPALPTREAVVNALLKTVA; translated from the exons TTCATAAATCAGTAAAATTGGGTCATGGCAAGGTTAGAGATTCTGGGTTTTATTTTCCTCATCGTTTTCAGTGTGCTACTCCTAAATTACATGTCCAAG caAAAGCCCTTTCTGTTGATGGGTTACCTGAAATAATGGATTCTTCACTTGTGGTTTGTTTCGGGGAAATGCTGATAGATTTTGTCCCGACGATCAGTGGTCTTTCTTTGGCAGAAGCCCCTGCATTTAAGAAGGCCCCTGGGGGTGCTCCTGCTAATGTAGCTGTCGGCATAGCTCGTCTTGGTGGTTCATCTGCTTTTATCGGGAAG GTTGGTGAAGATGAATTCGGGTACAtgcttgctgacatattaaaggaaaataatgTCAACAATGAAGGGATGCGTTTTGATCCTGGTGCACGAACTGCTTTAGCATTCGTAACATTAAGGAGTGACGGTGAACGTGAATTCATGTTTTATCGTAATCCTAGTGCTGATATGTTGCTTCAAGAAAATGAACTCGATTTTGATTTGATTACGAAG GCAACGATATTTCATTATGGTTCCATAAGTCTTATTACAGAACCATGCAAGTCGGCTCACATTGCTGCAGCAAAAGTTGCAAAGGATGCTGGTGTTGTTCTTTCCTACGATCCCAACCTTAGGCTTCCGTTATGGCCCTCTGCGGAGAGTGCAAGGAAAGGGATTTTGAGCATTTGGGATACTGCCGATATTATCAAG GTAAGTGAAGAAGAGATCTCTTTTCTAACACAAGGAGAAGATCCATACGATGATGCTGTTGTCCGTAAGTTGTTCCACCTGAATTTGAAATTGCTTCTAGTTACAGAGGGCGCGGATGGTTGCCGTTATTATACTCAG GAATTCAGTGGGAAAGTGAAGGGCTTGAAAGTAGAAGCCGTAGACACCACTGGTGCCGGGGATGCTTTTGTTGCTGGAACATTATCGCAACTAGCTTCTGATCTTTCCTTGATTCAG GACGAAGACCGATTGAGAAATGCTCTCAAGTTTTCTAATGTTTGCGGTGCATTGACCGTGACAGAAAGAGGTGCAATTCCCGCTTTGCCGACTAGAGAAGCTGTTGTTAATGCTCTCCTCAAAACCGTGGCATAA